One Granulicella sp. 5B5 DNA window includes the following coding sequences:
- the hisG gene encoding ATP phosphoribosyltransferase yields MANKLKLGIPKGSLQDATIALFERAGWRIYASGRSYFPTIDDTEIECMLVRAQEMARYVEHGALDAGLTGNDWVLENQSDVQRVTALTYSKASRTKVKWVLAVPEDSPYHKPEDLAGKTIATELVEFSKRYFAEKNIPVKVEFSWGATEVKPPTLADAIVEVTETGSSLRANRLRIIETLMESETQFIANKSAWADPWKRAKIETLSLMLNGAMDAQNQVGLMLNAKKVDLDKVLAVLPALNSPTISHLKDEEWVALNTIVENHTVRDVVPKLKAAGGTGIVEYPLSKVVL; encoded by the coding sequence ATGGCGAACAAGCTGAAGCTGGGGATTCCGAAGGGCAGTTTGCAGGATGCGACGATTGCGCTGTTTGAGCGCGCGGGGTGGCGGATCTATGCGAGTGGGCGGAGTTATTTTCCGACGATCGACGACACGGAGATTGAGTGCATGCTGGTGCGCGCGCAGGAGATGGCGCGGTACGTGGAGCATGGTGCGCTGGATGCCGGGCTGACGGGCAACGACTGGGTGCTGGAGAACCAGAGCGATGTGCAGCGCGTGACGGCGCTGACGTACTCGAAGGCGAGCCGGACGAAGGTGAAGTGGGTGCTGGCGGTGCCTGAGGATTCGCCGTACCACAAGCCGGAGGACCTGGCGGGCAAGACGATTGCGACGGAGCTTGTTGAGTTTTCGAAGCGCTACTTTGCGGAGAAGAACATTCCTGTGAAGGTGGAGTTCAGCTGGGGCGCGACGGAGGTGAAGCCGCCGACACTGGCCGATGCGATTGTCGAGGTGACGGAGACGGGGAGCTCGCTGCGGGCGAACCGGCTGCGGATTATCGAGACGCTGATGGAGAGCGAGACGCAGTTCATCGCGAACAAGAGCGCGTGGGCTGACCCGTGGAAGCGCGCGAAGATTGAGACGCTAAGCCTGATGCTGAATGGCGCGATGGACGCCCAGAACCAGGTGGGGCTGATGCTGAATGCGAAGAAGGTCGACCTGGACAAGGTGCTGGCGGTGCTGCCGGCGCTGAACTCGCCGACGATCTCGCACCTGAAGGACGAGGAGTGGGTGGCGCTGAACACGATTGTGGAGAACCATACGGTGCGCGACGTGGTCCCGAAGCTGAAGGCCGCGGGTGGCACGGGCATTGTGGAGTATCCGCTGAGCAAGGTTGTTCTGTAA